Proteins co-encoded in one Juglans regia cultivar Chandler chromosome 16, Walnut 2.0, whole genome shotgun sequence genomic window:
- the LOC108989201 gene encoding magnesium transporter MRS2-3-like isoform X1 — MRVGPGGHLKSGFHQPEDEPDPARAASAGLSLTVGAGGGHRKKATGVRAWLLVDSTGGTQVIEAGKHAIMRRTGLPPRDLRILDPLLSYPSTVLGRERAIVINLEHIKAIITAQEVLLLNSRDPSVIPFVEELQRRLTRHYHATTAQVESGDNPNWSNLYDLGEPQSRTASPQDFSGRFSQFQDLDEEGKAEGKQGLENQDGSKVLPFEFVALEACLEAACGCLENEAKTLEQEAHPALDKLTSKISTLNLERVRQIKSRLVAITGRVQKVRDELEHLLDDDEDMAEMYLTDKLVQQHLENSSASSLSENDEMDDDVLQPDKDDRIPAEISSEAGGVSASFKGELRNMENSQERAFDAPKVLSRGSHGTRSSTTHSATGKNLDVEELEMLLEAYFVQIDGTLNKLSTLREYVDDTEDYINIMLDDKQNHLLQMGVMLTTATLVLNAFIVVAGLFGMNINIELFDDTKSGMPQFLWTVGGSATGSLFLYVIAIAWCKHKRLLE; from the exons ATGAGGGTTGGACCGGGTGGGCATCTCAAGTCGGGTTTCCATCAGCCCGAAGATGAGCCTGACCCCGCCCGGGCTGCCTCTGCCGGCTTGTCCCTCACTGTCGGCGCCGGTGGTGGCCACCGGAAGAAGGCAACGGGGGTCCGGGCGTGGCTTCTCGTGGACTCTACGGGGGGCACTCAGGTGATTGAGGCCGGGAAGCACGCCATCATGCGGCGCACCGGCCTGCCCCCCCGCGACCTCCGGATCCTTGACCCGCTCCTCTCGTACCCGTCCACCGTGCTTGGACGAGAGCGGGCCATCGTCATCAACCTCGAGCATATCAAGGCAATCATCACTGCCCAGGAGGTCCTCTTGCTCAACTCTCGGGATCCGTCTGTGATCCCTTTTGTTGAGGAGCTCCAGAGGCGGCTTACGCGTCACTACCACGCCACCACTGCCCAG GTCGAGAGTGGTGATAATCCGAACTGGTCAAATTTGTATGATTTGGGAGAGCCACAATCACGGACTGCTAGTCCTCAAGACTTCTCTGGACGGTTTTCGCAATTTCAGGACTTGGATGAGGAAGGCAAGGCAGAGGGGAAACAAGGCCTCGAGAATCAAGACGGATCAAAGGTTCTTCCATTTGAGTTTGTTGCATTGGAAGCATGCCTTGAGGCTGCATGCGGTTGCCTAGAGAACGAA GCAAAGACATTGGAGCAGGAGGCTCATCCAGCCTTAGACAAGCTGACTTCAAAGATTAGTACTCTCAATTTGGAGCGTGTCCGTCAAATTAAAAGCCGTTTGGTTGCCATAACTGGACGTGTTCAAAAG GTTAGGGATGAACTAGAACACTTActagatgatgatgaagatatgGCCGAGATGTATCTTACTGACAAGTTGGTTCAACAACACCTTGAAAATTCTTCTGCTTCCTCTCTGAGCGAGAATGATGAAATGGATGATGATGTTCTTCAACCAGACAAGGATGATAG GATACCTGCTGAAATCTCATCAGAAGCTGGTGGTGTTTCTGCTAGTTTCAAAGGTGAACTTCGAAACATGGAAAACTCCCAGGAGCGAGCATTTGATGCACCTAAAGTACTCAGTAGAGGCAGCCACGGGACTCGTTCTAGTACCACTCACAGTGCTACAGGTAAGAACCTAGATGTGGAGGAGCTTGAAATGCTATTGGAGGCATACTTCGTGCAAATTGATGGTACACTAAACAAACTATCCACG TTGAGAGAGTATGTCGATGACACAGAGGACTACATCAACATAATGCTGGATGACAAGCAGAATCATCTACTACAAATGGGGGTCATGCTGACAACAGCAACCTTGGTCTTGAATGCCTTTATTGTGGTTGCCGGTCTTTTTGGCATGAATATCAATATCGAACTGTTCGATGATACGAAATCAGGGATGCCACAGTTCCTGTGGACTGTTGGGGGTAGTGCCACTGGCAGTCTATTCTTATATGTGATTGCTATTGCGTGGTGTAAGCACAAGCGCTTACTCGAGTAG
- the LOC108989201 gene encoding magnesium transporter MRS2-3-like isoform X2, whose amino-acid sequence MRVGPGGHLKSGFHQPEDEPDPARAASAGLSLTVGAGGGHRKKATGVRAWLLVDSTGGTQVIEAGKHAIMRRTGLPPRDLRILDPLLSYPSTVLGRERAIVINLEHIKAIITAQEVLLLNSRDPSVIPFVEELQRRLTRHYHATTAQVESGDNPNWSNLYDLGEPQSRTASPQDFSGRFSQFQDLDEEGKAEGKQGLENQDGSKVLPFEFVALEACLEAACGCLENEAKTLEQEAHPALDKLTSKISTLNLERVRQIKSRLVAITGRVQKVRDELEHLLDDDEDMAEMYLTDKLVQQHLENSSASSLSENDEMDDDVLQPDKDDRIPAEISSEAGGVSASFKGELRNMENSQERAFDAPKVLSRGSHGTRSSTTHSATGKNLDVEELEMLLEAYFVQIDGTLNKLSTDVIGFSNFQFVNIVGGCCYEVERVCR is encoded by the exons ATGAGGGTTGGACCGGGTGGGCATCTCAAGTCGGGTTTCCATCAGCCCGAAGATGAGCCTGACCCCGCCCGGGCTGCCTCTGCCGGCTTGTCCCTCACTGTCGGCGCCGGTGGTGGCCACCGGAAGAAGGCAACGGGGGTCCGGGCGTGGCTTCTCGTGGACTCTACGGGGGGCACTCAGGTGATTGAGGCCGGGAAGCACGCCATCATGCGGCGCACCGGCCTGCCCCCCCGCGACCTCCGGATCCTTGACCCGCTCCTCTCGTACCCGTCCACCGTGCTTGGACGAGAGCGGGCCATCGTCATCAACCTCGAGCATATCAAGGCAATCATCACTGCCCAGGAGGTCCTCTTGCTCAACTCTCGGGATCCGTCTGTGATCCCTTTTGTTGAGGAGCTCCAGAGGCGGCTTACGCGTCACTACCACGCCACCACTGCCCAG GTCGAGAGTGGTGATAATCCGAACTGGTCAAATTTGTATGATTTGGGAGAGCCACAATCACGGACTGCTAGTCCTCAAGACTTCTCTGGACGGTTTTCGCAATTTCAGGACTTGGATGAGGAAGGCAAGGCAGAGGGGAAACAAGGCCTCGAGAATCAAGACGGATCAAAGGTTCTTCCATTTGAGTTTGTTGCATTGGAAGCATGCCTTGAGGCTGCATGCGGTTGCCTAGAGAACGAA GCAAAGACATTGGAGCAGGAGGCTCATCCAGCCTTAGACAAGCTGACTTCAAAGATTAGTACTCTCAATTTGGAGCGTGTCCGTCAAATTAAAAGCCGTTTGGTTGCCATAACTGGACGTGTTCAAAAG GTTAGGGATGAACTAGAACACTTActagatgatgatgaagatatgGCCGAGATGTATCTTACTGACAAGTTGGTTCAACAACACCTTGAAAATTCTTCTGCTTCCTCTCTGAGCGAGAATGATGAAATGGATGATGATGTTCTTCAACCAGACAAGGATGATAG GATACCTGCTGAAATCTCATCAGAAGCTGGTGGTGTTTCTGCTAGTTTCAAAGGTGAACTTCGAAACATGGAAAACTCCCAGGAGCGAGCATTTGATGCACCTAAAGTACTCAGTAGAGGCAGCCACGGGACTCGTTCTAGTACCACTCACAGTGCTACAGGTAAGAACCTAGATGTGGAGGAGCTTGAAATGCTATTGGAGGCATACTTCGTGCAAATTGATGGTACACTAAACAAACTATCCACG GATGTTATTGGATTTTCTAATTTCCAATTTGTAAACATTGTTGGTGGCTGTTGCTATGAAGTTGAGAGAGTATGTCGATGA
- the LOC108989201 gene encoding magnesium transporter MRS2-3-like isoform X3: MRVGPGGHLKSGFHQPEDEPDPARAASAGLSLTVGAGGGHRKKATGVRAWLLVDSTGGTQVIEAGKHAIMRRTGLPPRDLRILDPLLSYPSTVLGRERAIVINLEHIKAIITAQEVLLLNSRDPSVIPFVEELQRRLTRHYHATTAQVESGDNPNWSNLYDLGEPQSRTASPQDFSGRFSQFQDLDEEGKAEGKQGLENQDGSKVLPFEFVALEACLEAACGCLENEAKTLEQEAHPALDKLTSKISTLNLERVRQIKSRLVAITGRVQKVRDELEHLLDDDEDMAEMYLTDKLVQQHLENSSASSLSENDEMDDDVLQPDKDDRIPAEISSEAGGVSASFKGELRNMENSQERAFDAPKVLSRGSHGTRSSTTHSATGKNLDVEELEMLLEAYFVQIDGTLNKLSTHVVEGSGI; encoded by the exons ATGAGGGTTGGACCGGGTGGGCATCTCAAGTCGGGTTTCCATCAGCCCGAAGATGAGCCTGACCCCGCCCGGGCTGCCTCTGCCGGCTTGTCCCTCACTGTCGGCGCCGGTGGTGGCCACCGGAAGAAGGCAACGGGGGTCCGGGCGTGGCTTCTCGTGGACTCTACGGGGGGCACTCAGGTGATTGAGGCCGGGAAGCACGCCATCATGCGGCGCACCGGCCTGCCCCCCCGCGACCTCCGGATCCTTGACCCGCTCCTCTCGTACCCGTCCACCGTGCTTGGACGAGAGCGGGCCATCGTCATCAACCTCGAGCATATCAAGGCAATCATCACTGCCCAGGAGGTCCTCTTGCTCAACTCTCGGGATCCGTCTGTGATCCCTTTTGTTGAGGAGCTCCAGAGGCGGCTTACGCGTCACTACCACGCCACCACTGCCCAG GTCGAGAGTGGTGATAATCCGAACTGGTCAAATTTGTATGATTTGGGAGAGCCACAATCACGGACTGCTAGTCCTCAAGACTTCTCTGGACGGTTTTCGCAATTTCAGGACTTGGATGAGGAAGGCAAGGCAGAGGGGAAACAAGGCCTCGAGAATCAAGACGGATCAAAGGTTCTTCCATTTGAGTTTGTTGCATTGGAAGCATGCCTTGAGGCTGCATGCGGTTGCCTAGAGAACGAA GCAAAGACATTGGAGCAGGAGGCTCATCCAGCCTTAGACAAGCTGACTTCAAAGATTAGTACTCTCAATTTGGAGCGTGTCCGTCAAATTAAAAGCCGTTTGGTTGCCATAACTGGACGTGTTCAAAAG GTTAGGGATGAACTAGAACACTTActagatgatgatgaagatatgGCCGAGATGTATCTTACTGACAAGTTGGTTCAACAACACCTTGAAAATTCTTCTGCTTCCTCTCTGAGCGAGAATGATGAAATGGATGATGATGTTCTTCAACCAGACAAGGATGATAG GATACCTGCTGAAATCTCATCAGAAGCTGGTGGTGTTTCTGCTAGTTTCAAAGGTGAACTTCGAAACATGGAAAACTCCCAGGAGCGAGCATTTGATGCACCTAAAGTACTCAGTAGAGGCAGCCACGGGACTCGTTCTAGTACCACTCACAGTGCTACAGGTAAGAACCTAGATGTGGAGGAGCTTGAAATGCTATTGGAGGCATACTTCGTGCAAATTGATGGTACACTAAACAAACTATCCACG CATGTTGTTGAAGGTTCAGGGATTTAG
- the LOC108989196 gene encoding protein SOB FIVE-LIKE 6-like isoform X2, with protein sequence MDGLDSECGSGCDSGWTLYFEHSFLSPNVSRRDAGLLNENSGFCDEYKHHKRAKEESKEEEQEEEDLSMVSDASSGPPHLPEDEGYFNDDNGCSYPASRAATLAKNGRKRQKIKQHRHSEDQEPTDFLDDTASSPVMNFSWNNFTLTNNQPSMESVLDFSQGLSETYFERTSTFQDHFGFSESSLSANQFQNNQWFEGKRLGLR encoded by the exons ATGGATGGTCTAGATTCAGAATGCGGAAGTGGGTGTGACTCTGGTTGGACTTTGTACTTTGaacattcttttctttctccaaatgTTTCACGTAGAGATGCTGGGCTCCTTAATGAAAACAGTGGTTTCTGTGATGAATATAAACATCATAAAAGAGCTAAAGAAGAGTCTAAAGAAGAAGAGCAGGAAGAAGAGGACTTGTCTATGGTTTCTGATGCATCTTCTGGGCCTCCACATCTCCCTGAAGACGAAGGTTACTTCAATGATGATAACGGGTGCTCTTACCCTGCGTCCAGGGCCGCCACATTGGCGAAGAACGGCAGAAAAAGacagaaaataaaacaacaccGACACAGTGAGGATCAAGAACCGACAGATTTTCTCGATGACACTGCTAGCTCTCCTGTTATGAATTTCTCTTGG AACAATTTCACTCTTACCAATAATCAACCTTCAATGGAGAGCGTCTTGGATTTTTCACAAGGTCTCTCAGAAACTTATTTCGAG CGTACATCAACATTCCAAGACCACTTTGGTTTCTCAGAGTCCTCTCTATCTGCAAACCAATTTCAGAACAACCA GTGGTTTGAAGGGAAGAGGTTAGGGTTGAGATGA
- the LOC108989196 gene encoding protein SOB FIVE-LIKE 6-like isoform X1 produces MDGLDSECGSGCDSGWTLYFEHSFLSPNVSRRDAGLLNENSGFCDEYKHHKRAKEESKEEEQEEEDLSMVSDASSGPPHLPEDEGYFNDDNGCSYPASRAATLAKNGRKRQKIKQHRHSEDQEPTDFLDDTASSPVMNFSWNNFTLTNNQPSMESVLDFSQGLSETYFERTSTFQDHFGFSESSLSANQFQNNQLSEGGLKGRG; encoded by the exons ATGGATGGTCTAGATTCAGAATGCGGAAGTGGGTGTGACTCTGGTTGGACTTTGTACTTTGaacattcttttctttctccaaatgTTTCACGTAGAGATGCTGGGCTCCTTAATGAAAACAGTGGTTTCTGTGATGAATATAAACATCATAAAAGAGCTAAAGAAGAGTCTAAAGAAGAAGAGCAGGAAGAAGAGGACTTGTCTATGGTTTCTGATGCATCTTCTGGGCCTCCACATCTCCCTGAAGACGAAGGTTACTTCAATGATGATAACGGGTGCTCTTACCCTGCGTCCAGGGCCGCCACATTGGCGAAGAACGGCAGAAAAAGacagaaaataaaacaacaccGACACAGTGAGGATCAAGAACCGACAGATTTTCTCGATGACACTGCTAGCTCTCCTGTTATGAATTTCTCTTGG AACAATTTCACTCTTACCAATAATCAACCTTCAATGGAGAGCGTCTTGGATTTTTCACAAGGTCTCTCAGAAACTTATTTCGAG CGTACATCAACATTCCAAGACCACTTTGGTTTCTCAGAGTCCTCTCTATCTGCAAACCAATTTCAGAACAACCAGTTGAGTGAAG GTGGTTTGAAGGGAAGAGGTTAG